A window from Fretibacterium sp. OH1220_COT-178 encodes these proteins:
- the mazG gene encoding nucleoside triphosphate pyrophosphohydrolase: protein MTSNGENGAGGKCAGGKKHYFDEIVELIERLRAPGGCPWDRKQTLPDLRTCITEEAYELAEAISDRDMDKVREESGDLLLQVVFVASLAREHGDFGMEDVVRTICDKLIRRHPHVFGTTEARDSDEVLKNWESIKQEERRERKEDLSVLAGVPSGLPPLLKAHRMQGKAAHVGFDWPRGDSAPLFDKLNEEAAELREAVVRGDADAVEDELGDLLFMTVNLARHLDVNPDAALSRACSKFAGRFRHVEALAAERGVRLENCSLEELDALWESAKSRTRAI from the coding sequence TTGACTTCAAACGGAGAGAACGGGGCCGGCGGGAAATGCGCCGGCGGCAAAAAGCATTATTTCGACGAGATCGTCGAGCTGATCGAGCGTCTGAGGGCCCCCGGAGGGTGTCCCTGGGACCGGAAGCAGACCTTGCCGGACCTGCGGACCTGCATCACGGAGGAGGCCTACGAGCTGGCCGAGGCCATCTCGGATCGGGATATGGACAAGGTGCGGGAGGAGTCCGGCGACCTGCTGCTGCAGGTCGTCTTCGTCGCCTCTCTGGCCCGGGAGCACGGGGATTTCGGGATGGAGGACGTCGTGCGGACGATCTGCGACAAGCTGATCCGGCGCCATCCCCACGTGTTCGGGACGACGGAGGCCAGGGACAGCGACGAGGTGCTGAAGAACTGGGAGAGCATCAAACAGGAGGAGCGCCGGGAGCGGAAGGAGGATCTCTCGGTCCTGGCCGGCGTGCCCTCGGGCCTGCCGCCGCTTCTGAAGGCCCACAGGATGCAGGGCAAGGCGGCTCACGTCGGGTTCGACTGGCCCAGGGGCGACTCCGCGCCTCTCTTCGACAAGCTGAACGAGGAGGCCGCCGAGCTGCGGGAGGCCGTGGTGCGCGGGGATGCCGACGCCGTGGAGGACGAGCTGGGGGATCTCCTGTTCATGACCGTTAACCTGGCGCGGCATCTGGACGTCAATCCGGATGCGGCCCTGTCGCGGGCCTGCTCCAAATTCGCGGGGCGCTTCCGTCACGTGGAGGCGCTGGCGGCGGAGCGCGGCGTCCGCCTGGAGAACTGTTCCCTCGAGGAGCTCGACGCTCTCTGGGAGAGCGCCAAGAGCCGGACGAGGGCCATATAG